In the genome of Cynocephalus volans isolate mCynVol1 unplaced genomic scaffold, mCynVol1.pri scaffold_35, whole genome shotgun sequence, one region contains:
- the LOC134369027 gene encoding PI-PLC X domain-containing protein 1-like: MGGQVSAASSFPSLRCGNANADWMTGLCPQLWDVPLHHLSFPGGMLSVVLRMWPSSYEGAELLLSRACLCAWASPAVCDPFTRHYSSQAQLGDILFSGSAQHPHCGKGQCTPQGRKVLSSTLNSEALGSSMLCKQGSGLFAHLLANLRPIKDVGPSSSSTRCGQKLCPFQEVPTLRLLWARSQQVIIFYEDEDTVSWHRELSPGVCYWWGNKVKVQELIRYLEGMKSCSRPCGLFVAGINLMENLEYILVHPCESLQKMTVPEVPYLSTWVRAQCPGLGSRCTNVIAGDFIGADSFVSDVIRLNEKLLWC; encoded by the exons ATGGGCGGCCAGGTGAGCGCTGCCAGCAGCTTCCCGAGCCTGCGCTGTGGGAACGCCAACGCGGACTGGATGACGGGGCTGTGCCCCCAGCTGTGGGACGTGCCCCTCCACCACCTCTCCTTCCCAG GTGGGATGCTTTCTGTGGTGCTGCGCATGTGGCCCTCCAGCTACGAGGGGGCCGAGCTTCTTCTCAGCAGAGCCTGCCTTTGTGCCTGGGCCTCTCCTGCTGTCTGCGACCCATTCAC GAGGCACTACAGCTCACAGGCTCAGCTGGGGGACATTCTGTTCTCTGGATCTGCCCAGCACCCCCACTGTGGGAAGGGCCAGTGCACACCTCAAGGAAGAAAGGTCCTGTCAAGTACCCTGAACAGTGAGGCTCTGGGATCCTCAATGCTCTGTAAACAAGGAAGCGGGCTATTCGCTCACCTCCTGGCCAACCTCAGGCCCATCAAGGACGTGGGTCCAAGTAGCTCCAGCACCAGGTGTGGCCAG AAACTCTGTCCCTTCCAGGAGGTGCCGACACTGCGCCTGCTGTGGGCGCGGAGCCAGCAGGTGATCATCTTTTACGAGGACGAGGACACCGTGAGCTGGCACAGGGAGCTGTCACCGGGGGTCTGCTACTGGTGGGGCAACAAAGTGAAGGTGCAGGAGCTGATCCGCTACCTGGAGGGCATGAAGAGCTGCAGCCGCCCAT GCGGGTTGTTTGTGGCTGGCATCAACCTTATGGAGAACCTGGAATACATCCTGGTGCATCCGTGTGAGTCCCTGCAGAAGATGACGGTGCCCGAAGTGCCGTACCTGAGCACCTGGGTCCGAGCGCAGTGCCCGGGGCTGGGCTCACGGTGCACCAACGTCATCGCGGGTGACTTCATCGGCGCGGACAGTTTCGTCAGTGACGTCATCAGACTCAACGAGAAGCTGCTTTGGTGCTGA